From one Lolium rigidum isolate FL_2022 chromosome 4, APGP_CSIRO_Lrig_0.1, whole genome shotgun sequence genomic stretch:
- the LOC124649161 gene encoding protein ROOT PRIMORDIUM DEFECTIVE 1-like, with translation MTPLPARLLHARGKTTAAQHVAARHLDHTFEKLVSSSLPLIAATPLLDALRASPEPLALPDLARRLPLRLHRRGPLHFLRLFPRVFDLRPPLPLSLSLTPPAASLLAVASSPATAARTLHRLLAISPSRSLPLRAVFRVWRELALPDDFEDSVLARHPHLFRLGPNPAEPTTHLLHLVADPSNLSPAVDNTSRPDKHAFRLQFPPGFRLTKEHRKKINDFQLLPYAGPYEPTDHKPVGTKRKVSKMARRKMEKRAVGIAHEFLSLTVEKMVEVEKFSQFRKCFGIDVNVRDVFLDHPGIFYLSAKGKRHTVFLREAYDRGKLVEPNDVSEARRKLVELMLLRRRGLGNANSNANIMSSSADAKESNDDLQELGV, from the exons ATGACGCCGCTGCCGGCGCGGCTGCTACACGCGCGCGGCAAGACCACCGCGGCGcagcacgtggcggcgcggcaccTGGACCACACCTTCGAGAAGCTAGTATCCTCCAGCCTCCCGCTCATAGCGGCGACCCCTCTCCTCGACGCGCTCCGGGCGTCCCCGGAGCCGCTCGCGCTCCCGGACCTGGCCCGCCGCCTCccgctccgcctccaccgccgcggcCCGCTCCACTTCCTGCGCCTCTTCCCGCGCGTCTTCGACCTCCGGCCCCCACTCCCGCTCTCCCTCTCGCTCACCCCGCCCGCCGCATCactcctcgccgtcgcctcctcccccgccaccgccgcgcgGACGCTGCACCGCCTCCTCGCCATCTCCCCCTCCCGCTCCCTCCCTCTCCGCGCCGTCTTCCGCGTCTGGCGCGAGCTCGCCCTCCCGGACGACTTCGAGGACTCCGTGCTTGCGCGGCACCCCCACCTCTTCCGCCTCGGCCCCAACCCCGCCGAGCCCACAACCCACCTTCTGCACCTCGTCGCGGACCCCTCGAATCTCTCCCCGGCGGTGGACAACACCTCCCGGCCGGACAAGCACGCCTTCCGGCTGCAGTTCCCGCCAGGGTTCAGGCTCACCAAGGAGCACCGCAAAAAGATCAACGACTTCCAGCTGCTGCCATACGCCGGTCCGTACGAGCCAACCGACCACAAGCCTGTCGGCACCAAGCGGAAGGTGTCGAAGATGGCcaggaggaagatggagaagagGGCGGTGGGGATCGCGCACGAGTTCCTCAGCCTCACCGTCGAGAAGATGGTGGAGGTCGAGAAGTTCAGCCAGTTCCGCAAGTGCTTCGGCATCGACGTGAATGTCAGGGACGTGTTCTTGGATCACCCGGGGATATTTTACCTCTCGGCAAAGGGGAAGCGACACACGGTGTTCCTGCGGGAAGCGTATGACCGCGGCAAGCTTGTTGAGCCGAATGATGTTTCGGAGGCGCGGAGAAAGCTTGTTGAGCTCATGCTCCTGCGCCGCCGTGGGCTTGGGAACGCCAATTCTAATGCCAACAT TATGTCTTCAAGTGCCGATGCCAAAGAGAGTAATGATGATTTGCAGGAGCTAGGGGTTTGA